One Megalops cyprinoides isolate fMegCyp1 chromosome 23, fMegCyp1.pri, whole genome shotgun sequence genomic region harbors:
- the LOC118770079 gene encoding small lysine-rich protein 1: MPQKSRSHSARPVKKGKRKRSSKRSSSAKSAKREVDIFSPAAMENVYYISHNAVDCLEFRGFAWPESKKKGKKGKKKKSKK; encoded by the exons ATG CCTCAGAAATCTAGGTCTCACAGTGCCAGACCAGTGAAAAAGGGCAAAAGGAAGAGGTCATCCAAAAGGTCCTCAAGTGCCAAATCTGCAAAGAGGGAGGTGGACATTTTCAGCCCAGCTGCCATGGAGAATGTctactacatttcccacaatgcagtggaTTGTCTGGAATTCAGAGGTTTTGCTTGGCCAGAGTcgaaaaagaaagggaagaaaggcaaaaaaaagaaaagtaaaaaatga